In a single window of the Cydia pomonella isolate Wapato2018A chromosome 2, ilCydPomo1, whole genome shotgun sequence genome:
- the LOC133534397 gene encoding uncharacterized protein LOC133534397, with protein sequence MRKRLHISALILLILSSNAFGGGNKTKTAQKILFKEKATDRIKRFADYDENDGQFWANRGKRQVTHKDLTKDDIDQQVNRKFPNIKNKLYNEPPFWGNRGRRSSEENYNDQSYFDLVFGDNDYYSFRTKQKLNGHPSLKDRRENTIPFWGNRGRRNSDEIPVDNEVSPFWSSRGRRQEEEPFWGTRGRRENNLPFWGNRGRRDNEPFWGSRGRREENEPFWGNRGRRQDEEPFWGNRGKKEDEEPFWGNRGKKELDSTEPFWGNRGRRKDDLKESIMEAINKVESDIDYLSRLKKDATEYNGRFWKNRGRESQLKGLFDGNRLKNQHGVERIPFELTVKPSVSSTLLDDRIYADQPHYILVERSSRSSAESLDPYFISRGKKKYFKTSRDRRNAIEEIVKSVRNDPFYIARGKKDSHNMNLTNSKTRDGFLKAKELICATIELTLMNNENKVVKREINEDRDRRNILKKLAAQLQNDPYFVSRGKKNETNENEVDEFISQIAVMCN encoded by the coding sequence ATGCGAAAACGGCTGCACATATCAGCCTTGATCCTGCTCATCCTGTCCAGTAATGCATTTGGCGGCgggaataaaacaaaaactgcACAGAAAATACTATTTAAGGAAAAAGCAACTGATCGCATTAAAAGATTTGCCGATTATGACGAAAACGATGGGCAATTTTGGGCTAATAGGGGAAAGAGACAAGTTACTCATAAAGATTTAACTAAAGATGATATTGATCAACAAGTGAATAGAAAGTTtccaaacataaaaaataaactatataatgAACCACCTTTTTGGGGTAACCGAGGCAGGCGTTCATCTGAAGAAAATTACAATGATCAATCGTATTTCGATCTTGTTTTTGGTGATAATGATTACTAcagttttagaacaaaacaaaaGCTCAACGGACATCCAAGTTTAAAAGACAGAAGGGAAAATACGATTCCCTTTTGGGGCAATCGAGGGAGGCGGAATTCAGATGAAATACCAGTTGACAATGAAGTTAGTCCATTCTGGAGTAGCAGGGGCAGACGACAAGAAGAAGAACCATTTTGGGGTACGAGAGGACGAAGAGAAAATAATTTACCATTTTGGGGTAACAGGGGAAGACGAGACAATGAGCCATTTTGGGGAAGCCGGGGTAGAAGGGAAGAAAATGAGCCGTTTTGGGGTAACCGTGGAAGAAGACAAGATGAGGAGCCTTTTTGGGGCAACCGAGGAAAAAAAGAAGACGAAGAACCATTTTGGGGAAATCGTGGTAAAAAAGAACTTGACAGTACTGAACCTTTCTGGGGAAATAGAGGCAGGCGTAAGGATGATCTCAAAGAATCTATAATGGAAGCTATTAATAAAGTTGAAAGTGATATAGACTATTTATCAAGACTTAAAAAAGATGCAACTGAATACAACGGGCGTTTCTGGAAGAATAGAGGAAGAGAAAGCCAGTTAAAGGGTTTGTTTGATGGTAATAGATTGAAAAATCAGCATGGCGTTGAACGAATTCCTTTTGAGTTGACTGTGAAGCCGTCAGTCTCCAGTACTCTGTTAGATGATAGAATATATGCTGATCAACCACATTATATTTTAGTAGAAAGAAGCAGTCGATCATCAGCTGAATCCCTAGATCCCTATTTTATATCGAGAGGCAAAAAGAAGTACTTTAAAACATCAAGGGATAGACGCAACGCTATCGAAGAGATAGTTAAATCGGTACGAAACGATCCTTTTTATATAGCACGAGGCAAGAAGGATTCTCATAACATGAATTTAACAAATTCAAAAACTCGTGATGGGTTTTTAAAGGCTAAAGAACTCATCTGTGCGACTATTGAACtaacattaatgaataatgaaAACAAAGTTGTGAAAAGAGAAATAAATGAAGACAGAGACAGACGAAACATTCTGAAGAAGTTAGCAGCTCAGTTACAAAATGATCCGTATTTTGTTAGCAGAGGCAAGAAAAATGAAACCAATGAAAATGAAGTCGACGAATTCATTAGTCAAATAGCTGTTATGtgtaattga